A part of Aegilops tauschii subsp. strangulata cultivar AL8/78 chromosome 2, Aet v6.0, whole genome shotgun sequence genomic DNA contains:
- the LOC141042040 gene encoding uncharacterized protein: protein MQSSLPAFKTVPGAQAKLTKRAKKNKPVEEPDLPEPEVAAQEPPAASAPETTAPTDKATAEASANPETSSPAQPANDPDVVITRTEFVEPGRPTALAKCSAKEELLQHRRANLDLTDYANLNIGEIVSGYVSQVHKSRDVEIGMVNQIQQKSEAACKKFEADISDLKTRMRTQETETRKANAKFVSSIAAQEKLKTDFDAERKAWAEEKATLVNRAEQAEKALTEKTAELSGLKHQVSQMVAAIFGPRSANLNQSVVTKLKAVYTLVEQLYTGSQRALAVVALSNEVPTHLAEVLRQLAVLPQHVQELRRASARAGAMAALSRAKAFLPELDPADIALGYPSLKEDGTPFDQRDFAACVKIVRPVATLIGNDTDLTKYQPGYNAENQRIPTPRYEAISLVPPTRKHTFAPEIDPAGLIDEEAQFEALSGIDWKSSTFQVLGTAGGAERDEPETSTQQAS, encoded by the exons atgcaatcaagcctgccggccttcaagaccgtacccgg tgcccaggcaaagctcaccaagagggcgaaaaagaacaagccggtcgaagagccggacttgcctgaaccggaggtagcagctcaagaaccaccagctgcctccgctcccgaaaccaccgctccaaccgacaaggCAACCGCAGAAGCctctgctaacccggagacctccagcccggctcagccggccaatgacccggacgtggtaatcacccggacggagtttgttgagccggggagacctactgcgctggccaagtgctccgccaaggaggaGTTGCTACAGCACCGCCGGgctaatctggacctcaccgactacgccaatctgaacatcggagagatcgtctccggctatgtcagccaagtgcacaagagccgggatgtagagatcggcatggtgaaccagattcagcagaagtctgag gctgcttgcaagaagtttgaagctgacatctccgatctgaagacccgcatgaggacgcaagaaactgagacccggaaggccaatgccaaatttgtgtctagtattgctgcgcaagaaaagctgaagacggactttgacgctgaacggaaagcttgggccgaagagaaggctactctggtgaaccgggctgaacaggcggagaaggctctgacagagaagaccgccgaactctccggcttaaagcaccaagtgtcccagatggttgccgcaatcttcg gtcccagaagcgccaacctcaaccaaagtgtggtgaccaagttgaaggccgtgtacaccctggtggagcaactctacaccgggtcacagcgcgccttggccgtggtggccctatccaatgaggtgccgactcacctggcggaagttcttcgccagcttgccgttcttcctcaacatgtccaagagctgcggcgggcctctgcaagagccggagcaatggccgccctgagccgggccaaggcgttccttccggaattagacccggcggacattgccctcggctatcccagtttgaaggaagacggcacacccttcgaccaaagggactttgcagcctgcgtgaagatcgtgcgcccggtggccaccctcattggaaatgacacggatctgaccaagtaccagccgggttacaatgcagaaaatcagaggatccccactccgcgttatgaagctaTCAGCTTAGttccgccgactcgtaagcacaccttcgccccggagattgacccggccgggttaattgacgaggaagctcaatttgaagctctgagcggcattgactggaagtcgtcaactttccaggtcttgggaacagccggaggagcggagagggatgagccggaaacttcaacccaacaagcatcgtaa